TAATATATTGGTGGCTGTGCAGCGcatctccgacgagctcgcggAGTGCTTTGATTCCGGAGACGGCGGCGCCGGGATGACGGCCTTCCTCGTCAGCCCGTTTGGCACGGCGGTCTGGCGCGTCGAGGTCGGCCGGGACAGCGACGGCGCGTTCCTGGGTCGACGGTGGCCGGAGTTCGTGGAGGCCCACGGCATCAGCGTCGGCTGGTTCTTGGTGCTCCGTCATGAAGGCCGTGGCGTGCTCACAATCAAGGCCTTCGACACCACCTACTTCATCAAAGAGTTCGGCCAAACCCTAACCGGTGTGCTTACTCTCTGTCTCTCTACGATTCTGTCTAGATGTAGCATTTAGGAGGTATCAGGGTAAGACAAATTAAAGATGTACAGTGGTTAGGATGAGTTGAAAATCTTCTAAGAGAACTAATTCGTAGATCAATTAATCAAATTAGGTAGGCTTTGATCCTGGGCTACAAACTCCGTTTGTTTGGTGACAAAAATCAGAGCAAGTTTGAGTTAGAGCTTGTGTCCAGTCTTAAGCTCAGACAGCTCATAGCTCATACATCTGACAATTGTTGATTTTCAGTTCCGGGCCTTGGGGAAGCCCAGATCAAAACTGGCCGTGCTCGTAAGCCGCAGTTCATCGGGCCGCTTTGGCATAATTGGATGCAAAAGATGGTTTGCATACTCTTCTTGCTGCCAGAATCAAGTCGTCAAATGCATCATATGCTGATTACTATGTTCACTGCATCATGTTGTTTCATCTGTGTTTGCAGCCTATCCCCGCCGAATTTCTGAAACACGGATTCATTTCTGATGAGGAGCTCAAGAGGCGGATGGTCACTTTTGTGACCCCCTTCCGCGAGTTTTGGCATATCGATCTGGAGAAGGATGGGTCGAATGTGTTCTTTGCAGGTGTCTGGTTAAAGTTTCTGGAGTCCCAAGGCGTCACAGAAGGTGAAGTTCTGTTGATCAGGTATCAAGGCAATATGATCTTTACAATCGAAGTGTTCGGGTTTACCGGATGCCGGAGAAATTTGAAGAAACAGGACATCAGATTTGAGCAAACTGGGAACAGTGAGGAGACAAATTCGTCCCAGCAAACTGAGCAGAGTGAAGAGACAAATTCGTCCCAGAAAACTGGGCAGACTGAAGAAGCAAATTCGTCCCAGAAAACTGGGCGGACTGAAGAAATGATTACTCTTTCGTCCCAGAACACTGAACAGAATGAAGAGGCAAATCCGTCCCAGAAAAATGCGCACTGTGAGTAAACAAATTATTTAGTGCCCTATGAATATCATTTTTGTGAAACCTGTATGAATATCTTCATAGTGAATTAACTTATATGCTAAATGAATTACTATTATTGTTGTCTTAGCATCTAAAGAAGCGCAGAGCCAAAAGGAAGCACATATTTCCAGAAGGAAAAGGAAACGAAGTGAAGAAACAAGAATTCCAAGAAGCTGCAGAAATCCTCTTAACAAAAGAACAGATTGTGAATATGAGACTGGGTCACAGCCTTGGATAAGGAAGCAGCTCAACGCTAAGCTTCGAAACAATATTGTAAGCACGATCATATATGTATTATTTCCAAGAAAATTCATATACTCTAGGAGATCAAACCCTGATCGACGATCTGATCTAAAAAAGGCCCCGAAACCCTACCTCCTCTCCCGCCCccctcccgggcggcggcggaggatctcCCCTCTCCCGCGTAGCCGCCCCTCAGGCCGTCGCCCCACAGACCACCGCTGCTGCTGGCCCctgtggcggtggcggcgccccttccgtcgaacggcgagggggaggagagggtttCCACGGCGGCGCTCCATGGGAGGTGATGTGGCACCAgtggaggaagccgggcggcacgACTGCTTGGCCGGGGCCTGATGCCCTTCGCCGGTAGCCATGGAGGAGTGGATGGAGCGGTGGTGGCCTTCGCCCCCGGCGGCGGTGCAGTggtggtacgcatgatccgcgccgccgtcttTTTCCCTGGTGATCTGGCAGGAGGGACTGGTGACGTGGGGGCTGCTGGTCTTTCTTTGTTTTGGTGGTGGTCCTCGGAcctcgggtttctcgcaagcgaagatgaTGATCTTCCGGAGGTCAGTTTGCCTTGATCTGGGCTGGAGAGATGGGTTCCGGAAAGCTCCACCGGCGAATGGAACAATGCATCTTtttcctggagtttgctggatcgggtggtattcgatcGCGCGCACCCATATTTTTATTTCGACCGTTTGGTTACGGTGGGTGCGGCGTgaagctctattctgtgttgacataAGGTGATTTttgggtccatggtgaagtcagaagaaggaatatcatgaatgCCGAATTGGTGGACTGGCTAATGGAGATTCGAGTCTCCATGATGCCGAGGGACTTGCTTCGCGTTCCGGACTCCGCAGCAGTGGTATGCAAGTGGGGgcggcaacacaggtgaagtttagAGTTTTAACTttaagggtgaaaacccaaggtctggcctaaactggttgtgcctggcaatggccttgttggaggtattgttttgagagtgggactATCTTTAAGGTGAAAACataagacctttggtcgggcgatAAAGGCGCTGGTGCACCGTTTCCTTCTtgtaggcgtcgcttttggaaagtctgtatttcaggtgttgtcacggaCTCACGTTAGTGGTTGTAGTGGTGTTGCTAGATCTGGAATGCTGTAGCGAGACTTTATTCTTAGTTTTCTTtgctcttttttggctgtgtgcatccgtactgccactatggtgttgcgttgttgcagaggctgggtgtaattgatatcttttgatattaatatattccctttattgaAAAATATACTCCAGTAGCAAGTTAGGGTTTTGAACATATATAACGGAACAAACCAACATATATCAAATAACCTAACTTGACAGAGTTTTATCAGATTGTTCAGAAGTTTGCCATCATACCTCTTGAACTGTGACACAAATAACCTATTTGATTGCAACGGTTTGCAGACTTTGCCAGGGAGCTTCTGTAAGAAGGTCGGATTCACGGAAACATGCAAGATCACGCTCAAGTCCTCAGAGAAGAAGGGGTCATGGGAAGTCCATGGTTTAGTTTACGAAAAAATATGCCAATGGAAACTTTCAGGTGGCTGGAAGATGTTCTGCCGAGATAACGGGCTCAAGGAAGGTGACGTGTGCACCTTCAAAGTCCTCAAAAGCAAGCTCTGGCATGTTGACATAGATCGTTGCTAAGATGGGACTTCAACCAGGTGCAGTAGTAAACCAGGTTCAGTATGTGTCTACTGTGCCCAGTAGAATTCATATTGGCACCAAAAGCTTCTCCGGCACTGGTTGTAGATACTCTTGCTGTGTCGATCTATATTTTGTATGTGTTGGCTGCACTTTTATGCGTTTAAACAGTTGCCTGTCGTAGTTACCAAGACTATCATGGTTCATTTTGTTGTTCCAAGTTGTGTACTTTTCATCTCAGATTTTTTGTTAGCGTGCCAAGTGCTCGGGGTAGTTCCCTTGGGTGATGGCCACTAATTAAACAGGTGACGGTGGTCATGCTTTGTGCCCTTCTACCTCGCTGATAGCACTCCTTTGCGCATGTCTTGGGTTTCTTCTTGTTGCGATGGTCGTGGAGTATGCTGCCTCAGTGATCTGTGTGGTTGGTGTATACTGTTGCATTTTCTTTCCTTAGGTTTTGTACTTAACCTTGCAGTGTTTGTCGTGCAACTCCTGTAGAATGAACATTGGCTCTCTAGTtgggagatttttttttttttaggtaAGGAGGATTATGCTCACATGGTAATGTTTCAAGGCGTTTGCTCCGGTACAGCCCCCTCCcctaaactcaaagcaaacttaaATACAAGGACGGCTGAGATCGCTTGATACCCATTCGTTTAATACTAAACGGGTATACGTAGCCCTATACAAAACCTGTATGATCCAACTAAATTGTATGCCGAACGTATGTATATAATTATGTATGTACGTGGATTATTGGTGGCGATTCGTCAGTGCGGTGGCGGTCGTGGCCGCCGGGCGGGAGGAGCAACAAGGTGGTGATAGGCAGCCACGAGGCACTGTGAGGCGAAGCTGGACGACACGAGTCTCGGCAATGTCTCTTAGGTCCGTACCGGTATGGTTGGGGCGGCGTGCAGTCTAGATGGTGGCGTGACGGTGCGACGAACTGCCGGATAGTCCGTCACGGACAGTCTGGTGCAATTCGGCCGGACTGTCCGTCGCGTTGGGAACGAGACTAACCGGATTGTCTTGCGGTGCTTGCGTTTGGACTGTCTTGCGGCGCCGGACTGTCTTGTGGTGTTCGCGCCGGACCGTCTTGCGGTGCCCGCCGGACTGTCTTGCGACGACTGTATGCCTATACGTGGGAATACTGAGTTTTGGATTTGGGCTTGGATATGGGCTTAAATAATACCGGTTCGGTTTTGTTGAGTTTGGGGAGGGGGTTGTACTGGAGCAAGCCTCATGTTTCAATATGCGGGAACAAATACTAATGGCATGATCAATGAGAGCTTATATCTTATCACCGTGTACGGGTGCGGCCCACTGTCACAAAGAAGGATAACAATAGGCACCACCGCACCAGTCACAACATATTAGTACTTGCCTACGGTAGGAAACACTAATTTTCTTGTCTCTCCTACATGCATGCACTTCAGTACAATAATATATGCAGGCATGACATCATTAAGATCCCTTTGATTTTGAACGCccaaccctagcgccgccagGTCCCGTCCCCTTCTATCCTCCCCTTCGCTGCCGTCTGCGCAGGCCACCGGGCAAAGTCTCGTGCGGTGCCGGCGGTGGAGGACACGCTCTTACCCGCGCGCAAGGCGGGCGACGCGGGTCCCCCGGTTCTTGCGGTGGTGCATCTCGGTGGGCAAGAGTTTCGGCGGCGACTGCGCTCCCCCCGGGTGGCGGTGGAGCCGGGTGACGTGGTGGCGACGGCGCAGCCTCTTGGCGGCGGGGCGGCAGGGAGGTcagcggcggcgcggccctgACCCAGATCCGGGCCTGTCTAGGCCCCATCTGGGCTTGGGCGGGCCAGGTCTGGCATCCTGAGGTCTGCTTCCGGCAGCTGGTGGAGCTTCTCTTGCTGAGGGTGGCTAGGATGACGGCGCGTGGACTACAACGCGGCCACGGGAGCTTCACGAGCCCGGCGGGCTCGGCCGGGCCAGATGGGCCTGGTTTGCTCCTGTAGCTACGTCTGGTCTATCACCGCAGCTGGCGGTGGAGGTTGCGCCCTCCCGCGTGGCTGCTGTCCAGGCTCTCCTCGGCTCGGGGTGCTTCCTATCGGTTTCGTCGGTCATTGTCAGTGGGCCACGGTGAGACGAAGGTGGTGGTTGCGTGACCGTGGTGGCACGAGTTGGTGGGCGGCGAGGTTGGCGGAGCATGACGGAGTGTCCGGGGCCGTGGGACTTTGGGGGACGGGAGAAATCCTTGTCGATGGCCGACACCGATGCGGTGAAGTTCGCGGGCGCCACAATTCCTTCTTGAGGGGCGTCGGGGTTCCCCTTCCCACTTCCCTTCCgcataccgggggaaaccctaggcttgTCCGGGCAGCAACGTCATCATCGTCGCATCCCTTATTGAAGGTGCTGCCTTGGTATGCGGCGCTTCGGAGGGCTAAGCTCGTGGTGGGAATCTTTCGAAGGGCgcagaggttgcggatcatcagcATTTTCGTCGATCCGACTTTGTCAtcctttgtttcttttttcttcttcttttgttttcttttggGCTTTGTTGTGTTGTTTGCCCCAGTGGTGGTCTGTACCTTGTATCAGttcgttgctatattaatatagcgaggcgaaagcctatttcgaggaactTAAAATGTTTTGGGAGTTGATTAATTTCCTTAAATGATTTAGCATTTAATTCTCGACCCCATAGAACTTAAAGCGAAAGACTTGATTGCACATTCGAGAAATAATTGTTTGCTCGAACTAAAATTTAGCGGTAAATGAGATCCACGTCAAAAACCGTCCTGTTCTAACCAGTGTGAGATAGTGTTTTACGCGTGTCTTGCAACATTGGCGCATACGATGGGGGTATTTACAACTTTTTTAGCCTCTATATGACCTACCAGAGAGAAATCCTAGATTTTGGCTATGAGTTGGTTAAACGTTTGTAACGGCAATGTTATGATGAGTAATATTTTGTACCTCCTATGGTTTGCGTTCAAAACAAAGTTGGGGCACTCCGTTGAGTTCTATGAGAACTCAtgagaccataaaagatatttaaACCTTGGTATGGTTACGTGTGTTCCTTGTAAGTCTATTCGGTACCGTTATGAAACATATTACACCTTTGGTATCATTACTAAAGAGTCCAGATTTTggaaaaacaacaaaaataaagtgagttcgAATTCCCAGAATTAATTGTGTGGGAGTGAATTGAGTTTTCTAATACTTTATCTTGTTCGACATGCTATCACAACTTTTGTTTCAAATTTTTATTAGCTGAATTGTTTTTACTTGATTCTGAAAAAATGAAGAGAGGCTGAAGATTTGATTTCGCATACCTAGGTAAAATCCTAAGATTTCTTTTGGAAATAAAGTTTAATTGGTGATAAGTTATATGTGGCTAGTGACATagacatccccaatgggcctgccgaagatggtacccggggtttactgaaggcccacgacccgaagaataagaagaattcggaagcccaGCTTGCTAGTTAagaaaagctagagttgtattaggagagaacacttgtaatattgcgggagttagaaaccttccaggACTCTGTAA
This Lolium perenne isolate Kyuss_39 chromosome 1, Kyuss_2.0, whole genome shotgun sequence DNA region includes the following protein-coding sequences:
- the LOC127292445 gene encoding putative B3 domain-containing protein Os04g0347400 gives rise to the protein MGKHGERSVTTQLKMVLPGSSGKLRISDELAECFDSGDGGAGMTAFLVSPFGTAVWRVEVGRDSDGAFLGRRWPEFVEAHGISVGWFLVLRHEGRGVLTIKAFDTTYFIKEFGQTLTVPGLGEAQIKTGRARKPQFIGPLWHNWMQKMPIPAEFLKHGFISDEELKRRMVTFVTPFREFWHIDLEKDGSNVFFAGVWLKFLESQGVTEGEVLLIRYQGNMIFTIEVFGFTGCRRNLKKQDIRFEQTGNSEETNSSQQTEQSEETNSSQKTGQTEEANSSQKTGRTEEMITLSSQNTEQNEEANPSQKNAHSSKEAQSQKEAHISRRKRKRSEETRIPRSCRNPLNKRTDCEYETGSQPWIRKQLNAKLRNNITLPGSFCKKVGFTETCKITLKSSEKKGSWEVHGLVYEKICQWKLSGGWKMFCRDNGLKEGDVCTFKVLKSKLWHVDIDRC